From Aspergillus chevalieri M1 DNA, chromosome 4, nearly complete sequence, a single genomic window includes:
- the SEH1 gene encoding putative nuclear pore protein (SEH1) (COG:U,Y;~EggNog:ENOG410PGZ0;~InterPro:IPR036322,IPR037363,IPR001680,IPR037597, IPR017986;~PFAM:PF00400;~go_function: GO:0005198 - structural molecule activity [Evidence IEA];~go_function: GO:0005515 - protein binding [Evidence IEA];~go_process: GO:1904263 - positive regulation of TORC1 signaling [Evidence IEA]) — protein sequence MSGFIDFDAGHRDLVTVTKFNFYGNRIVTASSDHRMKVWDQKDGEWQLVDTWRAHDAEIRDATWNGPFTGQHIGSVGEDMKCKIWQEDVTQPPNSGRRFRSIFRMTAPDRHPFVSMDFRNIDLETWLAVITRDGYLMVMEPVSPDTLADWQPVDQFRVCTAPQRGEETSFKVQFHHDPMDITHSVLPSSDRKGLSLVVAAMDTVKIYRTDANRRFYHAIELTGHGGLVRDISWANGSVRGYDLIASGCKDGFVRVFEVYTSVAKNNNNKDNHALDNTINRHADKAQSPSIRATSQSGIGSALASRPSEHTSRPATGVSPFKHSYKEVACVDSKHLDVWQVEFSYAGEYFFFPILVQNLLTYEGDCLISSGDDGVVRFWKKALTGEWLEYAETDMAYQ from the exons ATGTCTGGGTTTATCGACTTCGATGCTGGACATCGGGACCTGGTGACCGTTACCAAGTTCAATTTCTATGGGAATCGCATCGTTACTGCATCGTCTGATCATCGCATGAAGGTGTGGGATCAGAAAGATGGCGAATGGCAGTTGGTAGACACATGGCGCGCTCACGATGCGGAAATTCGCGAT GCTACTTGGAATGGTCCGTTTACTGGTCAACATATTGGCAGTGTGGGTGAAGATATGAAATGCAAAATCTGGCAGGAAGATGTCACTCAGCCGCCAAATTCGGGTCGGCGGTTCAGATCTATTTTCAGGATGACGGCGCCAGACCGACATCCGTTTGTCTCTATGGATTTCCGCAACATTGATCTTGAGACTTGGTTAGCTGTCATCACTCGGGACGGCTACTTGATGGTCATGGAACCTGTGAGTCCGGACACGCTTGCCGATTGGCAACCTGTCGACCAGTTCAGAGTCTGCACGGCGCCGCAAAGAGGGGAGGAGACAAGTTTCAAAGTGCAGTTTCATCACGACCCAATGGATATCACGCATTCCGTTCTGCCGAGCTCGGATCGTAAAGGTCTGTCGCTCGTGGTGGCCGCCATGGACACGGTCAAGATCTATCGCACAGACGCCAATCGTCGCTTCTATCATGCCATTGAGCTGACCGGGCACGGCGGACTTGTGAGGGATATCTCGTGGGCCAATGGTTCCGTTAGAGGATACGACCTTATCGCCAGTGGTTGCAAGGATGGCTTTGTTCGAGTATTCGAGGTCTACACGTCTGTTGCCAAGAACAATAATAACAAAGATAACCATGCATTGGATAATACCATCAATCGTCACGCAGACAAAGCACAATCACCATCAATTCGCGCAACCTCACAGTCTGGAATCGGTTCAGCTCTAGCTAGCCGTCCATCAGAACATACGAGTCGTCCAGCGACAGGGGTCTCGCCATTCAAACACTCATACAAAGAAGTCGCCTGCGTTGACAGCAAGCATTTGGATGTGTGGCAGGTTGAATTTTCATATGCTGGTGAgtatttcttcttccctaTTCTCGTTCAGAATCTTCTAACATACGAAGGTGATTGCCTTATTTCCTCTGGCGATGATGGAGTTGTACGGTTCTGGAAGAAAGCGTTGACAGGAGAATGGCTCGAATACGCTGAAACCGATATGGCATATCAGTAG
- a CDS encoding putative PHD finger and SET domain protein (COG:E;~EggNog:ENOG410PKXG;~InterPro:IPR011011,IPR001214,IPR013083;~go_function: GO:0005515 - protein binding [Evidence IEA]): MTDTSSVANTHSTTEPTSVPVPLPSPALNGAGADPVVPEEEEPYTIRCVCNYDDDDGNTVFCEKCETWQHIECYYHGVDVPDIHFCEDCYPRGIDRAAAIERQRAVREQQSDGGNDRKSKRSGSKGQRKRASKDPADKVNGTSHHRSDSGGRDHPVKKSKSNHRSSNSVSSLAGIPAFQPDGRKRATASMSPTKSGPSIPLYSKEFLHLYDHDHGQADIMNSNLFVNLPLAADLASWVTEPAALARVANGRSAQDIFTWADAGLDKSRWPTLAVETVTDPSIEVDGIHPMWKTLRTQDKVAKDEIVGEITGKIGHLRDYCLDPNNRWQELRHPEPFVFFHPQLPLYIDSRHEGSTLRYVRRSCRPNVTMKTYITNEVEYHFCFVAKEDISANTEITAMWYLDPQLTEATNGLVKQESNDSAQDIAAICISNVLANYGGCACDPPSNCLLANVDRRRHAKIPDGGAKSTANGKRKKSKRKLTMSPPPPNSRADSEAMKHTDDDDAADSRSASGSARGHAGSRDLSPTHDGPLFGDSEMSARDKRKIAAAEKKFQQLEQDQQAAAHGRKKKRTSGPSTQPGPLGGASSMTGGKSVQVDTAVGRHSRSPPSAISPGTMAVGVRKVSGRSTPSVPSPLRRAPYVDAAMQTDPDEANAEGVPTISPLPSPRRPSFVPLTQRLLKRCHADWVRFEQSNGEKQTPPEHGLQSPASSSAATPGDGQPLLQSASPSVFTNQEKEDVEMKGSDSPTPYRPESSDAMEVEPSGPPSPTPVSWSNKPQMSPPWPSTAAHNARISLAPLVNGHRTDLHMSLPPPNLTSSTASPGSGTPSTMSPASTMDATSQPTPGSGVTAPSPVKKKLSLGDYLIQRRGTMNTPTAEKTQSQANAMLPPPPQKSPSQTSDNQPDGVPAQPKPDGASEEAKPDDGPVSSDITMKDVPPPDSATPHLHSVMF, translated from the coding sequence ATGACAGATACCTCCTCAGTCGCCAacacgcattcaaccacGGAGCCAACTTCGGTCCCCGTCCCTCTGCCCTCGCCCGCCCTCAACGGCGCCGGTGCCGACCCCGTCGTcccggaagaggaggagccGTACACCATTCGTTGTGTCTGTAACtacgatgatgacgatggcaACACGGTCTTCTGCGAAAAGTGCGAGACCTGGCAGCATATCGAATGCTACTACCACGGCGTGGATGTCCCCGATATCCATTTCTGCGAAGACTGCTATCCACGTGGCATCGATAGAGCCGCCGCCATCGAACGGCAGCGGGCTGTTAGGGAACAACAGAGTGACGGTGGCAATGACCGAAAATCCAAACGTTCAGGTTCGAAGGGtcagaggaagagggccAGCAAGGATCCTGCCGACAAGGTGAATGGCACCAGTCACCACCGCTCCGACTCGGGTGGTCGCGACCATCCCGTTaagaaatccaaatccaaccATCGCTCATCCAACTCGGTCAGCTCCCTGGCCGGTATCCCCGCTTTTCAACCGGACGGGCGCAAACGAGCCACTGCCTCGATGAGCCCGACAAAATCTGGACCCTCCATTCCGCTTTATTCCAAAGAGTTTCTACATCTCTATGACCACGACCACGGACAGGCCGACATTATGAACAGTAATCTCTTTGTGAACCTGCCTCTCGCCGCAGACCTAGCGTCATGGGTGACGGAGCCCGCGGCCTTGGCTCGTGTGGCCAATGGACGCTCTGCGCAGGACATTTTCACGTGGGCGGATGCTGGTCTCGACAAATCTCGATGGCCAACATTAGCTGTCGAGACGGTCACCGATCCTAGCATCGAAGTCGACGGGATTCATCCAATGTGGAAAACCCTCAGGACCCAAGACAAGGTGGCCAAGGATGAAATCGTTGGGGAGATCACTggcaagattggccatttaCGGGACTACTGTCTTGACCCTAACAACCGATGGCAAGAGCTACGGCACCCGGAACCCTTTGTATTCTTTCACCCTCAACTTCCTCTCTACATCGATAGCCGGCATGAAGGGAGCACGTTGCGCTATGTGCGCCGCTCGTGTCGCCCTAATGTGACAATGAAGACCTACATTACCAACGAAGTGGAGTATCATTTCTGTTTTGTCGCCAAGGAGGACATCTCCGCCAACACTGAGATTACTGCCATGTGGTATCTGGATCCGCAGTTGACTGAAGCAACCAACGGTTTGGTCAAGCAGGAGTCCAACGACAGCGCACAGGACATTGCAGCAATCTGTATCAGTAACGTCCTTGCCAATTATGGCGGTTGCGCTTGCGATCCACCGTCGAATTGCTTGTTGGCCAATGTGGATCGTCGGCGGCATGCCAAGATTCCCGATGGTGGCGCCAAGTCGACCGCAAACGGCAAGCGCAAGAAATCCAAGCGCAAACTCACCATGTCTCCGCCACCGCCTAACAGCCGCGCGGACAGCGAGGCAATGAAGCATaccgatgacgacgatgctGCCGATAGTCGATCCGCGTCTGGCTCCGCTCGAGGGCACGCCGGCAGCCGCGATCTTTCACCCACCCACGACGGTCCGCTCTTTGGAGACTCGGAAATGTCGGCACGAGATAAACGCAAGATCGCGGCTGCTGAAAAGAAGTTCCAGCAATTAGAACAGGATCAACAGGCGGCAGCCCATGGTCGGAAGAAAAAGCGGACAAGCGGCCCCTCCACACAGCCCGGACCACTTGGTGGCGCAAGCTCGATGACTGGCGGCAAATCAGTGCAGGTGGACACGGCGGTTGGGCGGCACTCCCGCTCGCCGCCATCAGCGATCTCCCCTGGGACTATGGCTGTCGGTGTGCGCAAGGTGTCGGGACGTAGCACTCCTTCAGTGCCGTCACCACTTCGACGTGCGCCGTACGTGGATGCTGCGATGCAGACCGACCCAGACGAGGCAAACGCGGAGGGAGTGCCCACTATCTCGCCGCTGCCATCACCTCGACGACCCAGCTTTGTGCCTCTCACGCAGCGGTTGCTTAAGCGGTGCCATGCAGATTGGGTGCGCTTTGAACAATCTAATGGGGAAAAGCAAACCCCACCGGAGCATGGCCTCCAGTCCCCTGCTTCGTCCTCTGCTGCCACACCAGGTGATGGTCAGCCATTATTGCAGTCTGCTTCGCCAAGCGTTTTCACaaatcaagaaaaagaggatgTGGAGATGAAGGGCTCAGATTCGCCGACTCCTTACAGGCCAGAGTCTTCCGACGCGATGGAGGTGGAACCGTCAGGTCCACCGTCACCAACGCCCGTTTCATGGTCGAATAAGCCGCAAATGTCCCCGCCATGGCCATCTACCGCTGCGCACAATGCTCGAATATCCCTGGCGCCTTTGGTCAATGGTCATCGTACCGATTTGCACATGTCCCTTCCACCTCCCAACCTCACATCATCAACGGCGAGTCCGGGGTCTGGTACACCGTCGACCATGTCACCTGCATCGACCATGGATGCCACCTCGCAGCCTACTCCAGGGTCCGGTGTCACAGCGCCCAGTCCGGTCAAAAAGAAACTGAGCTTAGGGGATTATCTAATTCAACGACGCGGCACGATGAACACGCCGACGGCTGAGAAGACCCAAAGTCAAGCCAACGCCATGctccctccgccgcctcAAAAGTCCCCGTCGCAAACCAGTGATAATCAGCCTGACGGTGTCCCTGCGCAGCCCAAGCCTGATGGCGCATCAGAAGAGGCTAAACCGGACGACGGGCCTGTGTCTTCTGATATCACGATGAAGGATGTTCCTCCTCCGGACTCGGCCACGCCTCATCTCCACTCCGTCATGTTCTAA
- a CDS encoding putative proline permease (COG:E;~EggNog:ENOG410Q1C6;~InterPro:IPR004841;~PFAM:PF13520,PF00324;~TransMembrane:10 (i20-43o49-66i78-98o130-152i172-191o211-233i270-288o300-323i343-363o369-388i);~go_component: GO:0016020 - membrane [Evidence IEA];~go_process: GO:0055085 - transmembrane transport [Evidence IEA]), whose protein sequence is MVNHGYQYSSSHLAFSMSYLRWYSLAMLVPFEITNGIVNLGLFVPNSNVAIRVTIMTVFILGFNMLPERIFKRSEALFTGLKLITTVGLLIMSIVLGVRGVPDTDIQGFHYWRDPGFMNQYQVSGNTGRFLGLVQCLLYSTVSFTLVPELIVQRAEENDATVRPSILRVTQIDSIQLSVLYVLSVIAAGLVCPSNHPMLTNKGVGAGSSPFFVAILISRIQILPIVVTMLILLSSVASGRSFLFLASRLLYSLAEEDHAPPVFKHRNRFGVPYVAVIASAWFVAFAYLSVATSSSAVFNWLMHFLTTSGYISWLGSCIIYLHFRRTVEEQGFTRAHQTRIHPYGVYFGILTCSVLPFVNGLITAPSDTVPSNLLSAYLGIISFVLLYIGHRINSIMHGQDHSETSPVRRMLFWRQPERTEEIELGERRREN, encoded by the coding sequence ATGGTAAACCATGGCTACCAATACTCGTCCAGCCATCTAGCGTTCTCGATGAGTTACCTCCGCTGGTACTCCCTGGCGATGCTTGTCCCCTTCGAAATCACGAACGGAATCGTCAATCTCGGCCTATTCGTCCCGAACTCGAATGTCGCTATCCGCGTTACTATTATGACGGTTTTCATCCTGGGCTTCAACATGCTCCCCGAGAGAATTTTCAAAAGATCCGAAGCGTTGTTTACCGGTCTGAAACTGATCACGACTGTTGGGCTTCTGATCATGTCGATTGTCTTGGGCGTCCGTGGAGTTCCTGACACCGATATACAAGGGTTCCATTACTGGAGGGATCCGGGGTTCATGAATCAATACCAGGTCAGCGGGAATACAGGTCGGTTTTTGGGGTTGGTGCAGTGCTTGCTTTACAGCACTGTTTCGTTCACCCTAGTGCCGGAGCTGATTGTCCAACGAGCGGAGGAAAACGATGCGACCGTGCGGCCAAGCATACTGAGAGTAACTCAGATTGACAGCATCCAGCTTTCGGTGTTGTATGTCCTCAGTGTGATAGCTGCCGGGTTAGTATGTCCGTCTAACCATCCCATGTTGACGAACAAGGGCGTGGGTGCTGGATCGTCACCTTTCTTCGTGGCCATCTTGATTTCTCGGATTCAGATCCTGCCCATTGTGGTAACCATGTTGATTCTTCTCTCGTCTGTGGCCTCAGGacgctcttttctcttcctggCGTCACGGCTTCTTTACTCGCTGGCGGAGGAAGACCATGCGCCCCCAGTGTTTAAACATCGCAATCGATTCGGAGTACCATACGTTGCGGTGATTGCATCTGCCTGGTTTGTGGCATTTGCGTATCTGTCTGTGGCGACGTCAAGCTCTGCGGTGTTTAACTGGCTTATGCATTTCCTCACGACGTCGGGGTACATCTCGTGGCTAGGATCGTGCATAATCTACCTCCACTTTCGCCGCACAGTTGAAGAGCAGGGGTTTACACGGGCGCACCAGACCCGCATCCATCCGTATGGGGTGTACTTTGGGATTCTGACTTGCAGCGTGTTGCCATTTGTCAACGGGTTAATCACGGCACCGTCTGACACTGTTCCCAGCAACTTGCTTTCGGCGTACCTGGGCATCATCAGCTTCGTTCTCTTGTATATTGGACATCGGATTAATTCGATTATGCATGGACAGGACCATTCAGAGACCAGCCCTGTGCGGAGGATGTTATTCTGGAGGCAACCAGAGCGGACGGAGGAGATTGAGTTGGGAGAGCGACGGAGGGAGAATTAA